In Asticcacaulis sp. MM231, the genomic window CGCAGAACAAGCCGTTCAGGTGGATCGCGGAGGGGGGGAGTTTGCCTTCACCTCGGATGATTTCCGCTATATCGCTGATCTCTTGTATCGTCATTCCGGCATCGTGCTGGGACCGAGCAAGGAATCGATGGTTTATGCGCGCCTGTCACGTCGGTTGCGCGAACTGGGGATGACACGTTTCGAAGACTATTGCTATCTTCTCGAAAGCGACGCAGGCGGTGATGAGTTCCTGGCGTTCAGTAATGTCATGACCACCAACCTGACGCGCTTTTTCCGTGAACAGCACCATTTTGACTATCTGGCCGATACCGTGGTTCGCACCCAGCGTGAGGCCAGCACCAGTCGCCGGATGCGAATATGGTCGGCCGGTTGCTCGTCTGGAGAAGAGCCCTATTCCATCGCTATGACCCTGTGTGACAACGTCCCCGACCTTGAGCGGTGGGACGCCAAGATACTGGCGACAGACCTGGATACCAACATGGTCATGCGCGGGAGCGATGGGCTTTACCCGGCAGACGTTATGCAGGATGTGCCGGACAGCCGGCGAGATAAATATTTCACGCCA contains:
- a CDS encoding protein-glutamate O-methyltransferase, yielding MKSAEQAVQVDRGGGEFAFTSDDFRYIADLLYRHSGIVLGPSKESMVYARLSRRLRELGMTRFEDYCYLLESDAGGDEFLAFSNVMTTNLTRFFREQHHFDYLADTVVRTQREASTSRRMRIWSAGCSSGEEPYSIAMTLCDNVPDLERWDAKILATDLDTNMVMRGSDGLYPADVMQDVPDSRRDKYFTPTNEGFKANDRLRQLITFKPLNLLHPWPVKGPFDVIFCRNVMIYFDNPTKTQLVRRFAKLLRPDGWLIVGHSETLLDQQALFKLCGRTIYRKIGD